One Candidatus Roseilinea sp. genomic region harbors:
- a CDS encoding decaprenyl-phosphate phosphoribosyltransferase, which produces MKSNEAAVAPFHISRAALGLLRSMRPKQWTKNIFIFAALVFDGKLFRPGPLINTLIGFAVLCLLSSAVYLINDCADANADRAHPTKRNRPIARGDVPIPLAVVWAALLSAVSLAVAFAVNLAFGAIALVYLAMSTLYTFRLKHVVILDVIFLAAGFVLRVAAGTPLVDAERFSPWLYTCMALLALLIGFGKRRAELVELGGRSATRASLDHYSLPLLDQIIAIVTGALIVSYTFYTFFAPQLPPNHAMMLTVPFVVYALFRYLYLVHVKGEGGAPDELALKDRPLQVTFVLWALVAIAVLYAG; this is translated from the coding sequence ATGAAATCGAATGAGGCGGCGGTCGCGCCGTTTCACATCAGCCGTGCCGCGTTGGGACTACTACGCAGCATGCGCCCGAAGCAGTGGACGAAGAACATCTTCATCTTCGCGGCGCTCGTGTTCGACGGCAAGCTCTTCCGGCCCGGCCCACTCATCAACACGCTCATCGGCTTCGCCGTGTTGTGTTTGCTGTCGTCAGCGGTGTACCTGATCAACGACTGCGCCGACGCGAACGCGGACCGCGCCCATCCGACCAAGCGCAACCGCCCCATCGCGCGCGGCGATGTGCCGATCCCGTTGGCCGTGGTGTGGGCGGCCCTGTTGAGCGCTGTGTCACTCGCCGTCGCGTTTGCCGTGAATCTCGCGTTCGGCGCCATTGCGCTGGTTTATCTGGCGATGTCCACACTCTACACTTTTAGGCTCAAGCACGTCGTGATCCTGGATGTGATCTTCCTGGCCGCCGGCTTCGTCCTGCGCGTGGCGGCCGGCACGCCCCTTGTGGATGCCGAGCGTTTCTCGCCGTGGCTCTACACCTGCATGGCGCTGCTGGCGCTGCTGATCGGTTTCGGCAAGCGGCGCGCCGAGCTGGTTGAGCTGGGTGGGCGCTCCGCAACGCGCGCTTCGCTCGATCATTATTCCTTGCCTTTGCTCGACCAGATTATCGCGATCGTCACCGGCGCGCTGATCGTGTCATATACCTTCTATACGTTTTTTGCGCCGCAGTTGCCGCCCAACCACGCCATGATGCTGACCGTGCCGTTCGTGGTGTATGCCTTGTTCCGCTACCTGTATCTGGTGCACGTGAAAGGCGAAGGCGGCGCGCCCGACGAACTGGCGCTGAAGGACCGCCCGTTGCAGGTCACGTTTGTGCTGTGGGCGTTGGTCGCGATCGCCGTGCTCTATGCGGGCTAG
- the glpQ gene encoding hypothetical protein has product MPAMNHWLDPTDRPLIIGHRGASAHAPENTLAAFMLAQAQGADGVELDVRRCATGEVVVIHDDTVNRTTDGEGRVRALSLAALRRLDAGNGERIPTLDEVIIATAGAPRPFLLNIEVKNDATPFDGLERQVVEVVRRHGCEDRVLFSSFNPMAVRRLAQLAPDIPRGILYHHAMPAYLRHVWMAPLAPHEFRHPDIRFITPEYVTKLKAQGKRVNTWTVNARADIVRAAAGGVHGIIGDSPLAMREALGI; this is encoded by the coding sequence ATGCCGGCGATGAATCACTGGCTCGATCCAACCGATCGCCCGCTCATCATCGGCCACCGGGGGGCCAGCGCGCACGCGCCGGAGAATACGCTGGCTGCGTTCATGCTGGCCCAGGCGCAAGGCGCCGATGGCGTCGAATTGGACGTGAGGCGTTGTGCGACCGGCGAAGTGGTCGTCATTCACGACGACACGGTGAACCGCACGACGGACGGCGAGGGCCGGGTGCGCGCCCTATCGCTGGCCGCACTGCGCAGGCTGGACGCCGGCAACGGCGAGCGCATCCCGACGCTCGATGAAGTGATCATCGCCACGGCCGGCGCACCTCGCCCCTTCCTGCTCAACATCGAGGTCAAAAACGATGCCACGCCGTTCGATGGGCTGGAGCGACAGGTGGTCGAGGTGGTCCGGCGACACGGCTGCGAAGATCGCGTGTTGTTCTCCTCGTTCAACCCGATGGCGGTGCGCCGGCTGGCGCAATTGGCGCCCGATATCCCACGCGGCATCTTGTATCACCACGCCATGCCAGCCTACCTGCGCCACGTGTGGATGGCGCCGCTCGCGCCGCACGAGTTCCGCCATCCCGACATCCGCTTCATCACGCCGGAGTATGTGACCAAGTTGAAGGCGCAAGGCAAACGGGTGAACACATGGACGGTCAACGCGCGCGCCGACATCGTTCGCGCTGCTGCGGGCGGCGTGCACGGCATCATCGGCGATTCGCCGCTCGCGATGCGCGAGGCGCTGGGCATCTGA
- the galT gene encoding galactose-1-phosphate uridylyltransferase, whose product MNRSLPHRRYNPLTDEWILVSPQRATRPWLGAVEKGTQARRPEYDPACYLCPGNTRATGAVNPPYTGVYVFDNDFPALLEAPRAALSADAPASPFPLLHSQLETGVCRVICFSPRHDLTLAELPVAQIRAVVDAWVTQCEELGARDDIAYIQLFENKGEIMGASNPHPHGQLWATRHIPTEVVKETRGQLRYLTGRYGRDGETAGQEGVEQLGASPSGLPLLLDYLEIEQQAGERIIFENAHFVCLVPFWAIWPFETMILPKRHTRRMVELTEPERDALADALKRMTTRYDNLFEVAFPYTMGVHQAPYDGEPHEEWQMHLHFYPPLLRSATVRKFMVGYEMLAQPQRDITPEQAAERLRGLSEARFA is encoded by the coding sequence ATGAATCGGTCGCTGCCGCATCGTCGTTACAACCCACTCACCGACGAGTGGATTCTGGTCTCGCCACAGCGCGCGACGCGCCCGTGGCTGGGCGCAGTGGAGAAAGGGACGCAGGCGCGGCGGCCCGAATACGACCCGGCGTGCTACCTGTGCCCGGGCAACACGCGCGCCACCGGCGCGGTCAACCCGCCATACACCGGCGTCTATGTGTTCGACAACGACTTCCCCGCCCTCCTGGAGGCGCCGCGCGCAGCGCTCAGCGCTGACGCACCAGCCTCCCCGTTCCCCCTCCTCCATTCACAATTGGAAACTGGCGTCTGCCGCGTGATTTGCTTCTCCCCGCGCCACGACTTGACGCTGGCCGAGCTGCCGGTTGCCCAGATCCGCGCTGTGGTGGATGCCTGGGTGACGCAGTGCGAGGAACTTGGCGCGCGCGACGACATCGCCTACATTCAGCTCTTCGAGAACAAAGGGGAAATCATGGGCGCGAGCAACCCACATCCACACGGCCAACTGTGGGCCACGCGCCACATCCCCACCGAGGTCGTAAAAGAGACGCGCGGGCAGTTGCGTTATCTGACGGGCCGCTACGGCCGCGATGGGGAGACAGCGGGACAAGAGGGCGTGGAGCAACTGGGAGCTTCACCGTCCGGCCTGCCGCTCTTGCTCGATTACCTGGAGATCGAGCAACAGGCCGGCGAGCGCATCATCTTCGAGAACGCCCACTTCGTCTGCCTCGTCCCGTTCTGGGCGATTTGGCCGTTCGAGACAATGATCTTGCCAAAGCGGCATACGCGCCGGATGGTCGAGCTGACCGAGCCGGAACGCGACGCGTTGGCCGACGCGCTCAAGCGCATGACTACGCGCTACGACAACCTATTCGAGGTCGCCTTCCCCTACACGATGGGAGTGCACCAAGCGCCCTACGACGGCGAGCCGCACGAGGAATGGCAGATGCATCTGCACTTCTACCCGCCGCTGTTGCGCAGCGCTACGGTGCGCAAGTTCATGGTGGGCTACGAGATGCTGGCGCAGCCCCAGCGCGACATCACGCCGGAACAAGCTGCCGAACGCCTGCGCGGCTTGAGCGAGGCGCGGTTTGCATAG
- a CDS encoding hypothetical protein (possible pseudo, frameshifted) — protein sequence MRAVEYNLGVPIHHYARVNFTALIALVDLLGGVEIYNDRDIYDATYPDDAYGYAPFALPAGWHVLDGRTALKYARTRHGASDFDRMRRQQQIVLALRDKLRTTDAATNVLPRIPQILQALSSAVQTDLNTVEIVQLALMAKDIPDDRIARVAIDETAAQPWTTPQGGSVLIPIRERVRELRERFYNPPASAQTEAPASIGFMRIAIQNGTLRAGLAARTKAYLESRGVIVENIANAPARYSRTVIVDYRGKPDMAQRLAAELGLTLTSVATISDPNSPIDALVILGDDFQPR from the coding sequence ATGCGCGCGGTGGAATACAACCTCGGCGTCCCGATCCATCACTACGCGCGCGTGAACTTCACGGCGCTCATCGCGCTGGTGGACCTATTGGGCGGCGTCGAGATTTACAACGATCGCGACATCTACGATGCGACTTATCCCGACGACGCCTACGGCTACGCGCCGTTCGCCTTACCGGCCGGCTGGCATGTGCTGGACGGACGCACGGCCCTGAAGTACGCGCGCACGCGACACGGCGCGAGCGACTTCGACCGCATGCGCCGACAACAACAGATCGTGCTCGCCCTGCGCGACAAGCTGCGCACAACCGACGCCGCCACAAACGTGTTGCCGCGGATTCCGCAAATCCTCCAAGCGCTCAGCAGCGCCGTCCAGACCGACCTGAATACGGTCGAGATCGTCCAGCTCGCCCTGATGGCCAAGGACATCCCCGATGACCGCATCGCGCGCGTAGCCATTGACGAGACGGCGGCGCAGCCCTGGACAACGCCCCAGGGCGGCAGCGTCCTCATCCCGATCCGCGAGCGGGTGCGCGAGCTGCGCGAACGATTCTACAACCCACCGGCCTCAGCGCAGACAGAGGCGCCGGCTTCGATCGGCTTCATGCGCATCGCCATCCAGAACGGCACGCTGCGCGCGGGGCTGGCAGCCAGGACAAAGGCCTACCTCGAAAGTCGCGGGGTTATCGTCGAGAACATCGCCAATGCGCCTGCGCGTTACTCGCGCACGGTCATCGTGGACTATCGGGGCAAGCCGGACATGGCGCAGCGACTGGCCGCCGAGCTGGGATTGACGTTGACGAGCGTGGCCACCATCTCCGACCCCAATAGCCCGATCGACGCGCTGGTCATCCTGGGAGACGATTTCCAACCGAGATAG
- a CDS encoding hypothetical protein (possible pseudo, frameshifted), protein MTPNPSSPRRRRRLNGFAVLIVVGIALFVLPTVGGLALRVANDLTQRMEQVVNGGDSAPPLDLSEIGVWQGQERITVLLLGIDQRPGEDPNSARADTLILLTLDPLERTAGILSIPRDLYVPLPDAGKIASTQRTSTADQSTQCARWNTTSASRSITTRA, encoded by the coding sequence ATGACCCCGAACCCATCTTCTCCACGACGGCGCAGACGCTTAAATGGGTTTGCCGTCCTCATCGTCGTAGGGATTGCGCTGTTCGTGCTGCCGACGGTCGGCGGGCTGGCCTTGCGCGTGGCAAACGATCTGACGCAGCGCATGGAGCAAGTGGTCAACGGCGGCGATTCGGCGCCGCCCCTCGACCTGTCGGAGATTGGAGTATGGCAAGGCCAGGAGCGCATTACCGTGTTGCTGCTAGGCATAGACCAGCGGCCTGGCGAAGACCCCAATTCCGCCCGCGCCGACACACTCATCTTGCTGACGCTCGATCCGCTCGAGCGCACGGCAGGCATCCTGAGCATCCCGCGAGACCTGTATGTGCCGTTGCCGGACGCGGGCAAGATCGCATCAACACAGCGCACGTCTACGGCGGACCAGAGTACGCAATGCGCGCGGTGGAATACAACCTCGGCGTCCCGATCCATCACTACGCGCGCGTGA